The Salinibacterium sp. M195 genome includes a window with the following:
- a CDS encoding LysR family transcriptional regulator — translation MASDSVHPLDVSTDDLRYLIAVARAGRMVSAATLLGVDHTTVRRRIDRLEAALGVRLLDRGADGWELTAIGREVATRAAGLENIVENVVGATSGGADEVRGTVRIVAPDGFGATFVTAALAAVQAEHPSITVELVTSTRPLSLRGAGFDLAITVGSSATSRLASEPLAAYALRLYASPDYVATHPPIHSVADLDTHPLVFYVDALLTVRELDLAPVLGDMRVGFGSTSVFAQLEATRQGAGIGLLHAFMAEHEPGLVAVLPDEVSFRLEFALSVRKEAADVEAVQLVRAALHREVARRSSELLPLR, via the coding sequence ATGGCCAGCGATTCCGTGCATCCGCTCGATGTGAGCACCGACGATCTGCGATACCTCATTGCTGTCGCGCGCGCCGGCCGAATGGTGTCAGCCGCAACCTTGCTCGGGGTCGACCACACCACCGTGCGTCGCCGCATTGACCGGCTCGAAGCCGCCCTCGGTGTGCGACTCCTCGACCGTGGGGCCGACGGCTGGGAACTCACCGCCATCGGCCGCGAAGTCGCCACCCGTGCTGCCGGCCTCGAGAACATCGTCGAAAACGTTGTCGGGGCAACCAGCGGGGGAGCTGACGAAGTGCGCGGCACCGTGCGCATCGTGGCGCCCGACGGCTTCGGAGCCACCTTTGTGACCGCAGCGCTCGCAGCAGTGCAGGCGGAGCATCCGTCGATCACGGTCGAACTGGTCACCTCCACCCGTCCCCTGAGCTTGCGCGGTGCCGGCTTCGACCTCGCAATTACTGTCGGCTCATCCGCGACGTCACGCCTTGCCTCGGAACCACTCGCTGCCTACGCGCTCCGCCTGTATGCCTCGCCCGACTATGTGGCTACTCATCCGCCGATCCATTCGGTTGCCGACCTCGACACCCATCCGCTGGTCTTTTATGTGGATGCCCTGCTCACCGTTCGCGAGCTCGACCTCGCCCCGGTGCTCGGCGACATGCGGGTGGGATTCGGTTCCACGAGTGTGTTTGCGCAGCTCGAGGCCACCCGTCAGGGAGCGGGCATTGGGCTTCTGCACGCGTTCATGGCTGAGCACGAACCTGGCCTCGTTGCGGTGCTGCCCGATGAGGTCAGTTTTCGGCTCGAGTTCGCGCTCTCGGTGCGCAAAGAGGCGGCGGATGTCGAGGCGGTTCAACTGGTGCGGGCAGCCCTGCATCGTGAGGTTGCGCGTCGCAGTTCAGAGTTGCTGCCGCTCCGTTAG
- the rmuC gene encoding DNA recombination protein RmuC, with protein MDPLVTLIVGLLIGAILGVVIGLLIARVRATAPTGRVDPEVLEARHLAAIAQVTAVEREQQSRLSAELASTTARAGALGEQVASLQNQYRETIDRQRDEALALAERERRESKVLQALTPVQETLRTMQNKVTELESQRSLQHGELSQQLKSATESEERLRSTAESLASALRNNSTRGVWGETQLRNVVQAAGLIERVDFDVQSSITSDAGAGRPDMVVHLPGGKNIAVDAKVPFTAFLEASQISVTATGEEGARREALIKQHVKVMRGHIDTLASKAYWAGLDASPELVIAFIPSESLVSSAMEADPSIMDYAFNKRVALASPVTLWSVLKTVAFSWQQDVLTDQAKTLFDLSKELYQRLATLAEHADKLRRSIDGTVNSYNQFANSLETRVLVTARKLNALDESKVIGATNTVEGTPKHITAAEMELDLPDDSA; from the coding sequence ATGGATCCCCTCGTCACCCTCATTGTTGGCCTTCTTATCGGCGCTATTCTTGGCGTGGTCATTGGTCTACTCATAGCCCGAGTGCGCGCAACTGCCCCAACAGGGCGGGTCGACCCTGAGGTGCTGGAGGCACGCCACCTGGCCGCGATTGCGCAGGTCACGGCTGTCGAGCGAGAGCAACAGTCGCGGCTTTCGGCGGAGCTGGCCTCCACTACCGCCCGCGCCGGAGCGCTCGGCGAGCAGGTTGCATCGCTACAAAATCAGTACCGCGAAACCATTGACCGTCAGCGGGATGAGGCGCTGGCACTCGCCGAACGAGAACGCCGCGAATCGAAAGTGTTGCAAGCCCTCACGCCCGTGCAAGAAACACTGCGCACGATGCAGAACAAGGTCACTGAGCTCGAGTCGCAGCGCAGTCTGCAACACGGTGAACTGAGCCAGCAGTTGAAGTCGGCCACGGAATCCGAAGAACGCTTGCGCAGCACGGCCGAGTCACTGGCCTCTGCCCTGCGTAACAACTCCACCCGTGGAGTATGGGGCGAGACTCAGTTGCGCAATGTCGTGCAGGCTGCGGGCCTCATCGAGCGCGTTGATTTCGATGTGCAATCGAGCATTACCTCGGATGCCGGTGCCGGCCGCCCCGACATGGTCGTGCACCTTCCCGGCGGCAAGAACATCGCCGTCGACGCCAAGGTGCCGTTCACTGCTTTCTTGGAGGCGAGTCAGATCTCGGTCACCGCTACGGGAGAAGAGGGTGCCCGCCGCGAGGCTCTCATCAAACAGCACGTGAAGGTGATGCGCGGCCACATCGATACTCTCGCGAGCAAGGCCTATTGGGCGGGGCTCGATGCCTCCCCCGAACTCGTGATTGCGTTCATCCCCAGCGAGTCACTCGTGTCGTCGGCGATGGAAGCGGACCCTTCGATCATGGATTACGCCTTCAACAAGCGCGTAGCGCTCGCCTCCCCCGTCACTCTCTGGTCCGTGCTGAAGACTGTCGCGTTCTCGTGGCAGCAAGACGTGCTCACCGACCAGGCCAAAACGCTGTTCGACCTCAGCAAGGAGCTCTACCAGCGCCTCGCTACTCTCGCCGAGCACGCTGACAAGTTGCGCCGCTCGATCGACGGCACCGTCAACAGCTACAACCAGTTCGCGAACTCTCTAGAAACCCGCGTGCTCGTCACCGCCCGAAAGCTCAACGCCCTCGACGAGTCCAAAGTCATCGGCGCCACCAACACTGTTGAAGGCACACCGAAGCACATCACCGCCGCTGAGATGGAGCTCGACCTGCCCGACGACAGCGCCTAG
- a CDS encoding CoA-acylating methylmalonate-semialdehyde dehydrogenase — protein sequence MYSTIPHWINGSATEGDSPNRGDVFNPATGAVARTVPLASVADVNAGVAAAKAAFPAWGNTSIAKRTAVMFAFRELFNARKDELAAIITAEHGKVLSDAAGEIARGLEVLDYACGIAQLSKGEYSENVSTGVDVYSLQQPIGVTAIISPFNFPAMVPMWFFPMAVAAGNTVVLKPSEKDPSSSLWMAELFTEAGLPDGVFNVVHGDKVAVDTLLEHPDVASISFVGSTPIAKYIYETAAHHGKRVQALGGAKNHMLVLPDADLDLVADSAVNAGFGSAGERCMAISVIVAVEPVTDELIAKISERMAGLTVGDGTRNCDMGPLITKQHRDKVASYIDLAETDGATIAVDGRGIEIDGDANGFWLGPTLIDNVSTDSDVYKDEIFGPVLSVIRVASYEEGLELINSSQYGNGTAIFTNDGGAARRFQREVEVGMVGINVPIPVPVAYFSFGGWKNSAFGDTKAYGPDAIRFFTRQKAVTSRWLDPSHGGINLGFPQNNG from the coding sequence ATGTACTCCACGATTCCCCACTGGATCAATGGCTCAGCGACCGAGGGCGACTCGCCCAACCGTGGCGATGTCTTCAACCCCGCAACCGGCGCTGTCGCTCGCACCGTTCCTCTCGCATCCGTCGCTGACGTCAACGCTGGTGTTGCCGCAGCAAAGGCCGCCTTCCCCGCTTGGGGCAATACCTCGATCGCGAAGCGCACCGCAGTGATGTTTGCTTTCCGCGAGCTGTTCAATGCTCGCAAGGATGAGCTTGCCGCGATCATCACGGCTGAGCACGGCAAGGTGCTGTCGGATGCCGCCGGCGAGATCGCTCGTGGCCTCGAAGTTCTTGACTACGCCTGTGGCATCGCTCAGCTCAGCAAGGGCGAGTACAGCGAAAACGTGTCGACGGGTGTTGATGTGTATTCGTTGCAGCAGCCGATCGGTGTGACCGCCATCATCAGTCCGTTCAACTTCCCGGCCATGGTGCCGATGTGGTTCTTCCCGATGGCTGTCGCCGCGGGTAACACTGTTGTGTTGAAGCCCAGCGAGAAAGACCCATCGTCGTCGCTCTGGATGGCTGAGCTCTTCACCGAAGCCGGCCTGCCGGATGGTGTGTTCAACGTTGTGCACGGTGACAAGGTCGCCGTCGACACTCTGCTCGAGCATCCAGATGTCGCCAGCATTTCATTTGTTGGCTCCACCCCGATCGCTAAGTACATCTACGAAACGGCTGCCCACCACGGCAAGCGTGTTCAGGCTCTCGGTGGCGCAAAGAACCACATGCTTGTGCTTCCGGACGCTGACCTCGACCTCGTTGCCGACTCTGCCGTCAATGCTGGTTTCGGTTCTGCTGGCGAGCGCTGCATGGCGATCTCGGTCATCGTTGCCGTTGAACCCGTTACTGACGAGCTCATCGCCAAGATTAGCGAGCGGATGGCCGGCCTCACGGTTGGCGATGGAACCCGCAATTGCGACATGGGGCCGCTCATCACCAAGCAGCACCGCGACAAGGTCGCCAGCTACATCGACCTCGCTGAGACTGACGGCGCCACAATCGCTGTTGACGGTCGCGGCATCGAGATCGATGGTGACGCGAACGGTTTCTGGCTTGGCCCGACCCTGATCGACAACGTTTCGACAGATTCTGATGTCTACAAAGACGAAATCTTCGGCCCGGTTCTCAGCGTGATTCGCGTTGCGAGCTACGAAGAGGGACTTGAGCTCATCAACTCGTCGCAGTACGGCAATGGCACGGCGATCTTCACGAACGATGGGGGAGCGGCTCGCCGTTTCCAGCGTGAAGTTGAGGTCGGAATGGTCGGCATTAACGTGCCGATCCCCGTTCCTGTTGCGTACTTCTCGTTCGGCGGTTGGAAGAACTCGGCATTCGGCGACACTAAGGCTTACGGCCCCGACGCGATCCGTTTCTTCACCCGCCAGAAGGCTGTAACCAGCCGCTGGCTCGACCCCAGCCACGGTGGAATCAACCTGGGCTTCCCGCAAAACAACGGCTAG
- the ychF gene encoding redox-regulated ATPase YchF, whose amino-acid sequence MALTIAIVGLPNVGKSTLFNALTKNSVLAANYPFATIEPNVGIVNLPDPRLKVLAGIFNSERILPAPVSFVDIAGIVQGASEGEGLGNKFLANIREADAIAQVVRGFSDPDVIHVDGKVDAASDMETINTELILADLQTLEKAVARYEKELKTKRVAPAVLEAALAAQAFLNEGKPLSAATKIELELISELGLLTSKPFIYVFNVDEAVLGSTEKLAELAALVAPAKAIFLDAKLEAELIDLDEEDAAELLASTGQEESGLDQLARIGFDTLGLQTYLTAGPKETRAWTIPKGAKAPQAAGVIHTDFEKGFIKAEVIGFDDLVETGSIAEARAKGKARVEGKEYVMSDGDVVEFRFNN is encoded by the coding sequence GTGGCTCTCACTATTGCAATCGTTGGACTCCCGAATGTCGGCAAGTCCACCCTCTTTAACGCCCTGACCAAGAATTCGGTGCTCGCCGCGAACTATCCGTTCGCGACCATCGAACCGAACGTGGGCATCGTCAACCTGCCCGACCCGCGCCTGAAGGTGCTGGCCGGAATCTTCAACAGTGAGCGCATTCTGCCTGCTCCTGTTTCCTTCGTTGATATCGCCGGCATTGTGCAGGGCGCCAGCGAGGGCGAAGGTCTTGGCAACAAGTTCTTGGCGAACATCCGCGAAGCTGACGCTATCGCTCAGGTCGTGCGCGGCTTTAGCGACCCGGATGTTATTCACGTCGATGGCAAGGTTGATGCGGCATCCGACATGGAGACCATCAACACCGAGCTGATCCTTGCTGACTTGCAGACGCTGGAAAAGGCTGTCGCTCGTTACGAGAAGGAGCTGAAGACCAAGCGCGTAGCGCCCGCAGTTCTTGAGGCCGCCCTCGCCGCCCAGGCTTTCCTCAACGAGGGCAAGCCGTTGTCGGCGGCGACCAAGATTGAACTTGAACTGATCAGCGAACTGGGCCTGCTCACCTCTAAGCCGTTCATCTATGTTTTCAATGTGGATGAAGCGGTGCTGGGCAGCACCGAAAAGCTCGCCGAATTGGCTGCTCTGGTTGCCCCCGCGAAGGCGATCTTCCTCGACGCAAAGTTGGAGGCCGAACTCATCGACCTCGACGAGGAGGATGCCGCAGAGCTTCTCGCGAGCACCGGTCAAGAAGAGAGCGGCCTGGACCAGCTCGCCCGCATCGGTTTCGACACTCTTGGCCTGCAGACGTATCTCACGGCTGGTCCGAAAGAGACTCGCGCCTGGACGATCCCGAAGGGTGCCAAGGCTCCTCAGGCTGCCGGCGTCATCCACACTGACTTCGAAAAGGGCTTCATCAAGGCTGAGGTCATCGGCTTCGACGACCTCGTTGAGACCGGCTCCATCGCTGAGGCTCGCGCCAAGGGCAAAGCCCGCGTTGAGGGCAAGGAATACGTCATGAGCGACGGCGACGTCGTGGAGTTCCGTTTCAACAACTAG